One genomic segment of Rhinolophus sinicus isolate RSC01 linkage group LG11, ASM3656204v1, whole genome shotgun sequence includes these proteins:
- the EPHA1 gene encoding ephrin type-A receptor 1 codes for MERRWPLGLGLLLLLCAPLPPGARAKEVTLMDTSTAEGELGWLLDPEDGWSGVQQILNGTPLYMYQDCPVQESGDTDHWLRSNWIYRGEEPWRVQVELRFTVRDCKSFPGGAGPLGCKETFNLLYMESDQDVGVQLRRLMFQKVTTVAADQSFTIQDLASGAVKMNVERCSLGRLTRRGLYLAFHNPGACVALVSVRVFYQRCPEAVHGLARFPDTLPGPGGLVEVTGTCLPHAQASPSPSGGPRMHCSPEGEWLVPVGRCHCEPGYEEGGEGCLACPRGSYRADMDPPHCLKCPQHSTAESEGATICACESGHYRAPGEGPQAACTRPPSAPQNLSVSVSGTQLSLHWAPSADMGGRQDVRYNVGCSQCRGAVLDGGPCQPCGGSVRFSPGASGLTKPAVRVSGLEPYANYTFNVEAQNGVSGLGSSKHASASLSISMGHAESLSGLSLRLVKKEPRQLELTWAGSWPRIPSGNLSYELHVLNQDEERHQMVLEPRVLLTELQPDTTYIVRVRMLTPLGPGPFSPDHEFRTSPPVSRGLTGGEIVAIIFGLLLGVALLLGILVFRSRKGQRRRQQRQRDRVTNMDREDKLWLKPYVDLQAYEDPAQGALEFTQELDPTWLIVDTVIGEGEFGEVYRGTLRIPSQDSKTVAIKTLKDTSPDGQWWNFLREATIMGQFNHPHILHLEGVVTKRKPIMIITEFMENGALDAFLREREEQLVPGQLVTMLLGIASGMNYLSDHNYVHRDLAARNILVSQNLCCKVSDFGLTRLLDNFDGTYETQGGKIPIRWTAPEAIAHRIFTTASDVWSFGIVMWEVLSFGDKPYGEMSNQEVMKSIEDGYRLPPPVDCPAPLYELMKNCWAYDCARRPPFHQLKAHLEQLLAKPHSLRTIANFDPKLTLRLPSLSGSDGIPYRSVPEWLESIRMKRYILHFRSAGLDTMECVLELTAEDLVQMGITLPGHQKRILCSIQGFKD; via the exons GGACCCAGAGGATGGG TGGAGCGGGGTGCAGCAGATCCTGAATGGGACACCCCTATACATGTATCAGGACTGCCCAGTACAAGAAAGCGGAGACACTGACCACTGGCTTCGCTCCAATTGGATCTACCGAGGGGAAGAGCCTTGGCGTGTGCAGGTGGAGCTGCGGTTCACAGTGCGGGACTGTAAGAGTTTCCCCGGCGGCGCCGGGCCTCTGGGCTGCAAGGAGACCTTCAACCTGCTGTATATGGAGAGCGACCAGGACGTGGGGGTTCAGCTCCGCCGGCTCATGTTCCAGAAG GTGACCACGGTGGCTGCAGACCAGAGCTTCACCATTCAAGACCTTGCCTCTGGCGCTGTGAAAATGAATGTGGAGCGCTGCTCCCTGGGCCGCCTGACCCGCCGTGGCCTCTACCTCGCTTTCCACAACCCGGGGGCCTGTGTGGCCTTGGTTTCCGTGCGAGTGTTCTACCAGCGCTGTCCCGAGGCTGTGCATGGCTTGGCTCGATTCCCTGACACTCTTCCCGGACCTGGCGGGTTGGTGGAAGTGACCGGGACCTGCTTGCCCCATGCccaggccagccccagcccctcgGGTGGTCCCCGTATGCACTGCAGCCCGGAAGGCGAGTGGCTGGTGCCGGTGGGGCGGTGCCACTGTGAGCCTGGCTATGAGGAAGGTGGCGAAGGATGCCTTG CCTGCCCTCGTGGCTCTTACCGGGCGGACATGGACCCACCGCATTGTCTCAAGTGCCCCCAACACAGCACCGCCGAATCTGAAGGGGCCACCATCTGTGCCTGTGAGAGCGGCCATTACCGAGCCCCCGGGGAGGGCCCCCAGGCCGCATGCACAC gccctccctcagcccctcaaAACCTGAGCGTCTCTGTTTCGGGGACTCAACTCTCCCTGCATTGGGCACCCTCCGCAGATATGGGGGGGCGCCAGGACGTGAGATACAATGTGGGGTGTTCTCAGTGTCGCGGAGCAGTGCTGGACGGTGGGCCCTGCCAGCCCTGTGGAGGGAGTGTGCGCTTCTCCCCGGGGGCCAGCGGGCTCACGAAGCCTGCTGTGCGCGTCAGCGGCCTTGAACCCTACGCCAACTATACCTTTAACGTTGAAGCCCAAAATGGAGTGTCGGGGCTGGGCAGCTCCAAGCACGCCAGCGCCTCGCTCAGCATCAGCATGGGGCACGCAG AGTCACTGTCAGGTCTGTCCCTGAGGCTGGTAAAGAAGGAGCCGCGGCAGCTGGAGCTGACCTGGGCAGGGTCCTGGCCCCGTATCCCCAGTGGGAACCTGAGCTACGAGCTGCATGTGCTGAACCAG GATGAAGAACGGCACCAGATGGTGCTAGAACCCAGGGTCTTGCTGACGGAACTGCAGCCAGATACCACATACATCGTCAGAGTCCGAATGTTGACCCCTCTGGGACCTGGCCCTTTCTCCCCTGACCATGAGTTTCGGACCAGCCCGCCAG TTTCCAGGGGCCTGACTGGCGGCGAGATCGTGGCCATCATCTTCGGGCTGCTGCTGGGCGTGGCACTGCTGCTCGGGATTCTCGTCTTCCGGTCCAG GAAAGGTCAGCGGCGACGGCAACAGAGGCAGCGTGATCGTGTCACCAACATGGACCGAG AGGACAAGCTGTGGCTGAAGCCTTATGTCGACCTCCAGGCATATGAGGACCCTGCCCAGGGAGCTCTGGAGTTCACCCAGGAGCTCGACCCCACCTGGCTGATCGTGGACACTGTCATAGGGGAAG GAGAGTTCGGGGAAGTGTATCGAGGGACTCTGAGAATCCCCAGCCAGGACAGCAAGACTGTGGCCATTAAGACCTTGAAGGACACATCTCCAGACGGCCAGTGGTGGAACTTCCTTCGAGAGGCAACGATCATGGGCCAATTTAACCACCCTCATATTCTGCACTTGGAAGGCGTTGTCACAAAGA GAAAACCCATCATGATCATCACAGAGTTTATGGAGAATGGAGCCCTAGATGCTTTCCTGAgg GAGCGGGAAGAGCAGCTGGTGCCTGGGCAGCTGGTGACCATGTTGCTGGGCATTGCATCTGGTATGAACTACCTCAGTGACCACAATTACGTCCACCGGGACCTGGCCGCCAGGAACATCTTAGTCAGTCAGAACCTGTGCTGCAAGGTGTCTGACTTTGGCCTGACCCGCCTCCTGGACAACTTTGATGGCACCTACGAAACCCAG GGAGGAAAGATCCCCATCCGATGGACAGCCCCTGAAGCCATTGCCCACCGGATCTTCACCACGGCCAGTGACGTGTGGAGCTTTGGGATTGTGATGTGGGAGGTGCTGAGCTTTGGGGACAAACCCTATGGGGAGATGAGCAACCAGGAG GTAATGAAGAGCATTGAGGATGGGTATCGGCTGCCCCCTCCCGTGGACTGCCCTGCCCCTCTCTATGAACTCATGAAGAACTGCTGGGCCTATGACTGTGCCCGTCGGCCCCCCTTCCACCAGCTGAAGGCACATCTAGAGCAGCTGCTTGCCAAGCCCCACTCCCTGCGGACCATTGCCAACTTCGATCCCAA GCTGACCCTTCGCCTGCCCAGCTTGAGTGGCTCAGATGGGATCCCCTATCGAAGTGTCCCTGAGTGGCTGGAGTCCATCCGCATGAAACGCTACATTTTGCACTTCCGCTCAGCCGGGCTGGACACCATGGAGTGTGTGCTGGAGCTGACGGCCGA GGACCTGGTGCAGATGGGGATCACGCTGCCAGGACACCAGAAGCGCATTCTTTGCAGTATTCAGGGATTCAAGGACTGA
- the ZYX gene encoding zyxin, which translates to MAAPRPSPAISVSVSAPAFYAPQKKFAPVVAPKPKVNPFRPGDSEPLPASGAQRAQMGRVGEIPLPPPEDLPLPPPPLLGDGDDAEGTLGGAFPPPPPPIEEPFPPAPLEEEIFPSPPPPLEEGGGHEAPNPLPPQPREKVSSIDLEIDSLSSLLDDMTRNDPFKARVSSGYVPPPVSTPFISKTSTKPATGGTAPLPPWKATSSPQPVPQAQPPSQALFHVQPQPQPAAKPQVQLHVQPQPQPVPLANSQPRGPQAPPPAPKFSPVTPKFTPVASKFSPGAPGGPGSQPSQKLGPPQAPSSTGTGSPQPPSFTYAQQREKPRVQEKQHPVPPPAQNQNQVRSPGAPGPLTLKEVEELEQLTQQLMEDMEHPQKQNVTVSESCGRCHQPLARAQPAVRALGQLFHITCFTCHQCEHQLQGQQFYSLEGAPYCEGCYTDTLEKCNTCGQPITDRMLRATGKAYHPHCFTCVVCACPLEGTSFIVDQANRPHCVPDYHKQYAPRCSVCAEPIMPEPGREETVRVVALDKNFHMKCYKCEDCGKALSIEADDNGCFPLDGHVLCRKCHTARAQT; encoded by the exons ATGGCGGCCCCCCGCCCGTCTCCCGCGATCTCCGTCTCGGTCTCGGCTCCGGCTTTTTACGCCCCGCAGAAGAAGTTCGCCCCGGTGGTGGCCCCAAAGCCCAAAGTGAATCCTTTCCGGCCCGGAGACAGCGAGCCTCTCCCGGCCTCCGGGGCCCAGCGCGCACAGATGGGCCGGGTGGGCGAGATCCCCTTGCCGCCCCCGGAAG ACTTGCCCttacccccacctcccctccttgGGGATGGCGACGATGCGGAGGGCACCCTGGGAGGTGCTTTTCCACCGCCCCCTCCCCCGATCGAGGAACCGTTTCCCCCTGCACCTCTGGAGGAGGAGATCTTTCCTTCCCCGCCGCCTCCGCTGGAGGAGGGGGGAGGCCATGAGgcccccaatcccctcccaccACAG CCCAGGGAGAAGGTGAGCAGTATTGATCTGGAGATAGACTCTTTGTCCTCGCTGCTGGATGACATGACCAGGAATGATCCCTTCAAAGCCCGG GTGTCATCTGGATATGTACCCCCACCGGTCTCCACTCCATTCATTTCCAAAACCAGTACTAAGCCTGCAACTGGGGGCACAGCACCCCTGCCTCCTTGGAAGGccacctccagcccccagcctgtGCCCCAGGCTCAGCCTCctagccaggcactgttccatgtacagccccagccccagcctgcagCCAAACCTCAGGTCCAGCTCCATGtccagccccagcctcagcctgtgcCTTTGGCTAACAGTCAGCCTCGAGGTCCCCaagccccacctccagcccctaaGTTTTCACCAGTGACTCCCAAGTTTACTCCTGTGGCTTCCAAGTTCAGCCCTGGAGCCCCAGGTGGACCCGGGTCACAGCCCAGTCAAAAACTGGGGCCCCCTCAAGCTCCCTCTTCCACTGGCACAGGCTCCCCTCAGCCCCCCAGCTTCACCTATGCTCAGCAGAGGGAGAAGCCTCGAGTGCAAGAGAAGCAGCACCCAGTGCCCCCGCCGGCTCAGAACCAAAACCAG GTGCGCTCCCCTGGGGCTCCAGGACCTCTGACTCTGAAGGAAGTGGAAGAGCTGGAACAGCTGACCCAGCAGCTGATGGAGGACATGGAACATCCTCAGAAGCAGAACGTGACCGTCAGTG AGTCCTGTGGCCGGTGTCACCAGCCCCTGGCACGTGCACAGCCTGCAGTTCGTGCTCTGGGGCAGCTGTTCCACATCACGTGCTTTACCTGTCACCAGTGTGAGCATCAGCTGCAAGGACAGCAGTTCTACAGCCTGGAGGGGGCGCCCTACTGTGAGGGCTGTTATACT GACACCCTGGAGAAGTGCAACACCTGTGGGCAGCCCATCACTGACCGCATGCTGAGGGCCACAGGCAAAGCCTACCACCCGCACTGCTTCACCTGTGTGGTCTGTGCCTGCCCCCTGGAGGGTACCTCCTTCATTGTGGACCAGGCCAACCGGCCCCACTGCGTCCCTGACTACCACAA GCAGTACGCGCCCAGGTGCTCCGTCTGTGCTGAGCCCATCATGCCTGAGCCTGGCCGCGAGGAGACCGTGCGAGTGGTCGCTCTGGACAAGAACTTTCACATGAAGTGCTACAAGTGTGAG GACTGTGGGAAGGCACTGTCCATTGAGGCGGACGACAATGGCTGCTTCCCCCTGGACGGCCACGTGCTGTGCCGGAAGTGCCACACTGCCAGAGCCCAGACCTGA